The proteins below come from a single Pseudomonas hygromyciniae genomic window:
- a CDS encoding LexA family protein has product MNVVSIQPLRDSSQLISVLAGTAAGGFPSPAADYYEPPISLDELLNIRAPHVWIVRVQGESMRDAGIYDGGVLIVDRSITATKGQIVLAYVDNQPLVKRLAKDNADRWLLESAHPDYKTITPDQYGSIDVFGVVTWDLTKHVC; this is encoded by the coding sequence ATGAACGTTGTATCTATTCAGCCCCTTCGAGACTCAAGCCAGCTCATTTCGGTACTCGCCGGAACAGCTGCAGGCGGCTTTCCTAGCCCTGCAGCTGATTACTACGAGCCGCCGATTTCCCTGGATGAATTGCTGAATATTCGGGCGCCGCATGTTTGGATTGTGCGCGTCCAGGGCGAAAGCATGCGTGACGCGGGAATCTACGACGGCGGGGTGCTGATCGTTGACCGATCGATCACAGCGACAAAGGGTCAGATCGTTCTCGCCTACGTGGACAACCAACCGCTGGTGAAACGGCTGGCCAAGGACAACGCTGATCGTTGGCTCCTGGAATCGGCCCACCCCGACTATAAGACCATCACCCCTGATCAGTACGGCTCGATTGATGTGTTTGGGGTTGTTACCTGGGACCTGACCAAGCATGTGTGCTGA
- a CDS encoding Y-family DNA polymerase → MCADSSRPIFALVDVNAFYCSCERIFRPELRQRPVVVLSNSDGCIVARTNEAKALGLKMGDPYFKVRGFLEQNGVAVFSSNYTLYGELSHRVGVAIASLVPEWERYSIDELFCRLDGLPEPIIDVGRAIQARVLQWTALPVGVGIGHTKTLAKAAQHASKVWREKTGGVVDLRKQEAVEWLLRRMPVDEVWGIGRRMRDNLASDGISTAWELSQADARAMGRKYSVVLERTIRELAGESCMDLEQTAPAKQSICSSKMFGKRVHTLRELQEALATYIHRAAEKLRMQRSLCGALRIGIQTSFHGDGPKYANAATCIPAFPTDDVRQLTKYALQAAAEIYRPGFAYSKAEVLLMDLRKRGEYTQDLFSPSQPERSDALMATMDKINRRWGHDCLRTAAVPLTPDWGMRRALLSPSYMTSWDQLWTVQCR, encoded by the coding sequence ATGTGTGCTGACAGCTCCCGACCTATCTTCGCCCTGGTAGACGTCAACGCGTTTTACTGCAGCTGCGAGCGCATTTTTAGACCGGAGCTGCGACAGCGCCCGGTCGTCGTTTTAAGCAACTCGGACGGCTGCATCGTGGCCCGTACGAACGAGGCTAAAGCCCTCGGCTTGAAGATGGGCGATCCCTATTTCAAGGTGCGCGGGTTCCTCGAACAGAATGGTGTCGCGGTTTTCAGCTCCAATTACACGCTCTATGGCGAATTGAGCCACCGCGTTGGCGTAGCCATCGCCTCCCTGGTACCCGAATGGGAGCGTTATTCCATTGACGAACTGTTCTGCAGGCTCGATGGCCTTCCCGAGCCGATCATTGATGTAGGCCGGGCCATTCAAGCCCGCGTCCTGCAATGGACAGCGCTGCCAGTGGGTGTGGGCATTGGGCATACGAAAACTTTGGCCAAGGCCGCGCAGCACGCCTCAAAAGTGTGGCGTGAGAAGACTGGCGGGGTAGTGGATCTGCGCAAACAAGAGGCGGTCGAATGGCTGCTCCGGCGAATGCCGGTTGATGAGGTTTGGGGTATCGGGCGCCGTATGCGCGACAACCTGGCCAGCGACGGGATCAGCACCGCTTGGGAACTATCGCAAGCGGATGCGCGGGCCATGGGTCGCAAATACAGTGTCGTACTGGAGCGGACCATTCGTGAGCTGGCAGGCGAGTCGTGCATGGACCTGGAACAGACCGCGCCGGCCAAGCAATCGATCTGTTCCAGCAAGATGTTTGGCAAGCGGGTTCACACGCTCAGAGAGCTGCAGGAAGCACTGGCGACCTACATTCACCGTGCCGCTGAAAAGCTGCGCATGCAGCGTTCGCTATGCGGCGCGCTACGCATTGGCATCCAGACTTCGTTTCATGGCGACGGCCCCAAGTACGCGAATGCAGCGACGTGCATACCGGCATTCCCAACCGATGATGTGCGGCAGCTGACGAAATATGCACTGCAGGCGGCAGCAGAGATCTACCGGCCTGGCTTTGCGTATAGCAAGGCCGAGGTACTGCTGATGGACCTGCGCAAGCGGGGAGAGTACACGCAGGATCTTTTCAGCCCGAGCCAGCCGGAGCGCTCGGATGCGCTCATGGCAACGATGGACAAGATCAACCGCCGATGGGGGCATGACTGCTTGCGTACTGCGGCGGTCCCACTGACGCCTGACTGGGGCATGCGTCGTGCCCTGCTTAGCCCCAGTTACATGACCAGCTGGGATCAGTTGTGGACGGTGCAGTGTCGGTAA
- a CDS encoding DUF1173 family protein, which yields MADQRYPVSIGQGENAKQYSEAYQTQPGYAVQWKGILQKAHGQALVRCLCPGKGTRRLAVRHRSEQDSFHLSRYPHTGAEHALDCLYYSPDPDKSGLGAYSKGVVEETKDGDLKIKLTLSLRKKDPAENQPMEGTSPAPSSSKPSKPAMTLCGLLHLLWSEAGLNQWVPGMAGKRGLGLIHSRLQHAADRMLASRMRIGDALLIATSSAGQQADANSQKVASAIRNKRRLIVVAPLAAHSEEREQAMSGYLAIAGFHGVPRLLMDEELWQRTARSYAAALRGWREGRRVIAIVQTDQPTVPSKAQALNVALMVVSDEWIPVESGYEAVIEALLRDQGRRFIKPMRFDAEQEQVFPDFWLMDVGAGRELPMEVYGRQDPKYLARKEVKCAYYTRHYGPTGWWSWDASADPRGLSIPAFPPARHP from the coding sequence ATGGCCGATCAACGTTACCCGGTAAGCATCGGACAAGGCGAGAATGCCAAGCAGTATTCCGAGGCCTACCAGACCCAGCCAGGCTATGCGGTGCAGTGGAAAGGCATACTGCAGAAAGCACACGGTCAGGCCCTGGTGCGTTGCTTGTGCCCAGGCAAAGGCACTCGACGCTTGGCCGTACGGCACAGATCCGAACAGGATTCGTTTCACCTGTCCCGCTATCCGCACACCGGCGCCGAGCATGCGCTTGATTGTCTGTACTACTCGCCCGATCCCGACAAATCGGGTTTAGGTGCCTACAGCAAGGGCGTGGTCGAAGAAACCAAGGACGGTGACCTCAAGATCAAGCTCACCCTTTCGCTTCGCAAGAAGGATCCGGCAGAAAACCAGCCGATGGAGGGTACTTCCCCTGCCCCATCGAGCAGCAAGCCTTCCAAACCGGCGATGACCTTGTGTGGCTTGCTCCACTTGCTCTGGAGCGAAGCAGGCCTCAACCAGTGGGTACCAGGTATGGCGGGCAAGCGTGGACTCGGCCTGATTCACAGCCGGCTGCAGCACGCTGCCGACCGCATGCTCGCTTCGCGCATGCGCATTGGTGACGCTCTGCTCATTGCTACAAGTTCGGCTGGCCAGCAGGCCGACGCCAATAGTCAGAAGGTGGCCAGCGCGATCAGAAACAAACGCCGCCTAATCGTCGTCGCCCCCTTGGCGGCGCACTCCGAAGAACGCGAACAGGCAATGAGCGGCTATCTCGCCATCGCTGGCTTCCATGGAGTACCGCGGCTGCTCATGGACGAAGAACTATGGCAGAGGACCGCCAGGAGCTACGCCGCCGCGCTGCGTGGATGGCGGGAAGGACGCCGAGTGATTGCCATTGTCCAGACGGATCAACCCACAGTGCCCAGCAAAGCCCAAGCGCTCAATGTGGCCCTGATGGTTGTCAGTGACGAGTGGATACCCGTTGAGTCGGGCTATGAGGCGGTGATCGAGGCGTTGCTCCGCGATCAGGGGCGCAGGTTCATCAAGCCGATGCGCTTTGATGCGGAGCAGGAACAGGTGTTTCCCGATTTCTGGCTGATGGACGTAGGCGCCGGCAGGGAGCTACCGATGGAAGTTTACGGGCGTCAGGATCCGAAGTACCTGGCCCGCAAGGAAGTGAAGTGCGCCTACTACACGCGGCACTACGGGCCGACCGGATGGTGGTCGTGGGACGCCAGTGCGGACCCTCGAGGCTTGAGCATTCCCGCATTCCCCCCGGCTCGGCACCCCTAA